A window from Citrus sinensis cultivar Valencia sweet orange chromosome 5, DVS_A1.0, whole genome shotgun sequence encodes these proteins:
- the LOC102624395 gene encoding uncharacterized protein LOC102624395: protein MEIVIPRAQGPGGMEFDFNSARSSPQPSAPSSPRRFGQYYYTSAPSSPSRISEFYQEFDSYFMMNNNDNDHDTSSSSINSSSIPFSWEERPGTPKSKSPRSPKEDDFAFNFSFSAELEQASLTADELFDGGKIRPLKPPPRSRADERAGQRSPLLSPRSPRSSLNPISHGKKIIREAFSPRNKKKAEPSAVQTQIKATEHERERGRQRRNDLSSGSRRATRSLSPYRVSQYPWEEEQHQQPPPVKQPSVNSKPPPPPPPPAAAAAAASSTKSSSRKWRFTDFLLFRSASEGRAADKDPLRKFSAFKRNEDTKNTSSRPTDGSGSGRRKGPVSAHELHYTKNKAASKDLNKKTFLPYKSGILGFHGLGAFSRS from the coding sequence ATGGAGATAGTGATACCTCGAGCACAGGGACCAGGAGGCATGGAGTTCGATTTTAACAGCGCGAGATCAAGTCCGCAGCCGAGCGCTCCTTCATCCCCAAGACGTTTCGGCCAATACTACTACACCAGCGCCCCTTCGAGTCCCTCTCGCATTTCTGAGTTTTATCAGGAATTTGATAGCTACTTCATGatgaataataatgataacgACCATGAtaccagcagcagcagcatcaATTCTTCGTCGATTCCTTTTTCCTGGGAAGAAAGGCCTGGTACTCCCAAATCTAAATCCCCGAGATCCCCGAAAGAAGATGATTTCGCCTTCAATTTCAGCTTCAGCGCGGAGCTGGAGCAGGCCTCGCTCACAGCTGACGAGCTCTTTGACGGCGGTAAAATCCGCCCCCTCAAGCCTCCCCCAAGATCACGGGCTGACGAGCGGGCTGGCCAGAGAAGTCCCCTGCTTTCTCCGAGATCGCCGAGATCATCCCTTAATCCTATTTCGCATGGCAAAAAGATTATCCGCGAAGCTTTTTCACCAAGAAACAAGAAGAAAGCCGAACCGTCTGCCGTCCAGACCCAAATTAAAGCAACAGAAcatgaaagagaaagaggaaGGCAAAGACGGAATGATTTATCAAGCGGGAGCCGCAGGGCCACAAGATCGCTGTCTCCATACAGGGTATCTCAATATCCATGGGAGGAAGAGCAGCATCAACAACCGCCACCCGTCAAGCAGCCTTCGGTTAATTCAaagccgccgccgccgccgccgcctcctgctgctgctgctgctgctgcttcttCTACAAAGAGTTCTTCAAGAAAATGGAGATTCACGGATTTTCTACTGTTCCGAAGCGCATCCGAGGGACGGGCAGCAGATAAAGATCCCCTCAGGAAGTTTTCAGCTTTCAAGAGGAACGAAGACACGAAGAATACGAGTTCCCGCCCAACCGATGGCTCCGGTTCGGGTCGCAGAAAAGGACCGGTTTCCGCTCACGAGTTGCATTATACTAAGAATAAAGCTGCTTCTAAGGATTTGAACAAGAAAACTTTCTTGCCTTACAAATCCGGCATCCTGGGTTTCCACGGACTTGGGGCTTTCTCACGTTCctga